One part of the Paramormyrops kingsleyae isolate MSU_618 chromosome 2, PKINGS_0.4, whole genome shotgun sequence genome encodes these proteins:
- the LOC111856584 gene encoding rapamycin-insensitive companion of mTOR-like isoform X3, translating to MAGSIRGRPIRSLRMRGRNDSGEENVPLDLSRGPSDNFREILQNVAKQRGVSNMRKLGHLNNFIKLLCSVGHSEEKFGFTYEEIIICLRLALLNEAKEVRAAGLRALRYLIRDSAILQKVLRLQVDYLIARCIDIQQSNEVERTQALRLVRKMITVNALLFPSSITNSLIAVGNDGLQERDRMVRACIAIVCELALKNPEVVAQRGGLSAILKSVIDCQLSRINEALITTILHLLNHPHTRQYIRCDVELEQILAPYTDSHYRHNPDTAEDQLKEDREARFFASKMAIVAAFRSWSGIINLCKSGNSGIQSLIGLLCIPNMEVRRGLLEVMYEIFRLPVPVVTQDFIEALLSVDPSRFQDSWRLSDGFVASEAKVILPHRARSRPDLMDNYLALVLSAFISSGLLEGLVEVITSSDDHISVRATILLGQLLHMANTILPHSHSHHLHCLPTLMNMAASFDILQEKRLRASAAVNYLKRFHEKKKRGPKPHSLYLDHIIRKAMVVHSRREQHHRVQKDVSIIKDTEEALLMNIRDSHILNHKQNLEWNWVLIATILKWPNVNLRNKDEQMHKFVRRLLYFFKPSSKLFASLDLEHNKARQLTVAGCQFIEFLLESDEDGQTYLEELVRDIEQWLSCSSGLKPDRSLQSNGLLTTLSQHYFLFLGTLSANPSGVKMLEKCNVFQCLLNLCSLKNQDTLLKLTVSTLDYSRDGLARVILSKILTASTDNCRLYSTKHLRVLLRANVEFFSNWGIELLVTQLHDRSKAVSMEALDILDEACEDKANLHALIQMKPALTHLGDKGVLLLLRFLSIPKGFSYLSQRGYVNRQLEKWQKEYNLKYVDLVEDQLNEALTTYRKPVDGDNYVRRSNQRLQRPNVYLPVHLYAQLVHDKTGCHLLEAQNVVPDLSYTVRSPTLDNWEGVKHLKAALWALGNIGSSNWGLNLLQEENVIPDIVALAHHCEVLSIRGTCLYVLGLISKTKQGCEVLKQQGWDAVRHSRRQPWPVVPDEVERQSPSELSSVPSSLSLNSESTGSRHNSESESTQPGFYILDDEKCDLLGLPEELPLYMRSKPQKDRGPFTLLPSGSSVRRRLLSTLTLPSKKLRGTGDPKAGKQGAPRRSRTITEPSDISPVYNGGRLATSPSVSVETSFLGCRDDRVGGTAILEVESKLGRGGAESHREPGSRERLAGDGSSSSSSGGGGAQFKSRSQSFNTDTTTSGISSMSSSPSRETVAGVDSSAGDTDCVSLDTVISARTVRTLCSLTPQSNHLPLSKSSSASLVPPGSAHTLPRRAQSLKSPSVSAIRSLADCSFAYTSPRDALGYATLKRLQQQRIHPSLSHSEALASPAKDVLFTDTITMKAGSLDSRLTPRRFLKALSFASLDKEELLSPISQTTLHRSCSVRSMVSNATFGCNDDYIGLALPMDVNDMFQVKETPYFKQSTSPPSEDKSPKFFFGDADGPRSGAPPPLRPQISITELVSGSRAGLDEETGLQDHRDDNCLYCVAIQVLGGYAHSQADTPHNRTDFPDVPYSDWCSQPIHSHLEVTAQSKFSGISGCSDMSQGSGCGTPNAQLVLGGKPISEDAPACRALLRKEVLRLVVNLSSSVGTKGHETGLLTIKEKFPYAFDDVCLYSEVSHLLAHCVFRLASRRFIQELFQDVQFTPMYEEADVVLSSPKHAAANSSEC from the exons GTCCCTCGGACAACTTCCGCGAAATCTTGCAGAATGTGGCCAAGCAGCGAGGTGTCAGTAACATGCGGAAGCTGGGCCACCTCAACAATTTCATCAAG ctCCTGTGCAGCGTTGGCCACTCTGAGGAGAAATTTGGGTTCACCTATGAGGAAATCATCATCTG cctgCGGTTAGCGCTGCTCAATGAGGCCAAGGAGGTACGGGCGGCCGGTCTGCGGGCGCTACGCTACCTCATCCGAGACAGCGCCATTCTCCAGAAGGTTCTCCGCCTTCAGGTGGACTACCTGATTGCCAG GTGCATTGACATCCAGCAGAGTAATGAGGTGGAGAGGACGCAGGCTCTCAGGCTGGTGCGAAAG ATGATCACTGTGAATGCCCTGCTTTTTCCCAGTTCGATCACCAACTCGCTGATCGCTGTAGGCAACGATGGGTTGCAGGAACGCGACCGCATGGTGCGGGCGTGCATCGCCATTGTCTGTGAGCTTG CTTTGAAGAACCCGGAGGTGGTGGCTCAGAGGGGCGGCCTCAGCGCCATCCTTAAGAGTGTCATCGACTGTCAGCTGAGTCGCATCAATGAAGCGCTCATCACCACCATCCTGCACCTGCTCAACCACCCCCACACACGGCAGTACATCCGCTGCGACGTGGAGCTGGAG CAAATCCTGGCACCTTATACTGACTCTCACTACAGGCACAACCCGGACACCGCCGAGGACCAGCTCAA GGAGGACAGAGAGGCACGGTTTTTTGCCAGCAAGATGGCCATTGTGGCAGCCTTTCGCTCCTGGTCAG GCATCATTAATTTGTGTAAATCGGGAAACTCCGGAATCCAGTCGCTGATCGGTCTGCTCTGTATACCAAATATGGAAGTGAGG CGAGGCCTGTTGGAGGTCATGTATGAAATATTCCGACTTCCCGTTCCCGTTGTGACGCAGGATTTTATTGAAGCACTTCTCAGTGTCG ACCCCAGTAGGTTTCAGGACAGTTGGAGACTGTCCGACGGCTTTGTGGCCTCGGAGGCTAAAGTGATCCTCCCGCATCGAGCGAGGTCGAG ACCGGACCTGATGGACAACTACCTAGCCTTGGTTCTGTCTGCCTTCATCAGCAGCGGACTCCTGGAG ggCCTGGTGGAGGTCATCACCAGCAGTGATGATCACATCTCCGTGCGGGCCACCATTCTCCTGGGGCAGCTTCTGCACATG GCCAACACCATCCTCCCTCACTCACACAGTCACCATCTGCACTGCCTGCCCACCCTCATGAACATGGCAGCCTCGTTCGACATCTTGCAGGAGAAGAGACT ACGGGCAAGCGCTGCAGTCAACTACCTGAAACGCTTCCATGAGAAGAAGAAGCGTGGGCCCAAGCCTCACAGCCTATACCTGGACCACATCATCCGCAAAGCCATGGTGGTCCACAGCCGGCGAGAGCAGCACCACCGCGTCCAGAAGGACGTTTCCATCATCAAG gacacagaggaagCTCTTCTCATGAACATACGTGACAGTCATATCCTCAACCACAAGCAGAACCTGGAGTGGAACTGGGTACTGATCGCCACCATCCTGAAG TGGCCAAATGTGAACCTACGGAACAAAGATGAACAGATGCACAA GTTTGTGCGCCGGCTGCTGTACTTCTTCAAGCCCAGTAGTAAGCTGTTTGCCAGCCTGGACCTGGAGCACAACAAGGCGAGGCAGCTGACTGTGGCCGGGTGCCAGTTCATCGAGTTCCTGctggagtcagatgag GATGGGCAGACCTATCTGGAGGAGCTGGTGAGGGACATCGAGCAGTGGCTGTCCTGCTCCTCCGGACTCAAGCCGGACCGCAGTCTCCAGAGCAATGGCCTGCTGACCACACTCAGCCAACATTACTTTCTCTTCCTGGGCACGCTGTCTGCCAACCCCAGCGGTGTCAAGATGCTGGAGAAGTGCAATGTCTTCCAGTG cctccttAACCTGTGCTCGCTGAAGAACCAGGACACTCTGTTGAAGTTGACGGTGTCCACGTTGGACTACAGCCGCGACGGCCTGGCTCGAGTCATTCTGTCCAAGATCCTCACGGCGTCCACAGAC AACTGCAGGTTGTATTCCACCAAGCATCTGCGAGTACTTCTGCGTGCCAATGTGGAATTCTTCAGCAACTGGGGCATCGAGCTGCTGGTCACACAGCTGCATGACCGCAGCAAGGCCGTCTCCATGGAGGCACTGGACATCCTAGATGAGGCCTGTGAGGACAAG GCCAACCTCCATGCCCTCATCCAGATGAAACCTGCCCTCACCCACCTGGGTGACAAGGGAGTCCTGCTGCTCCTACG GTTCCTGTCCATTCCAAAGGGCTTCTCCTACCTCAGCCAGAGGGGCTACGTCAACCGTCAGCTTGAGAAGTGGCAGAAG GAATACAACCTGAAGTATGTGGATCTGGTGGAGGACCAGCTGAACGAAGCTCTCACCACGTATCGCAAACCTGTTGATGGGGACAACTACGTCCGCCGAAGCAACCAAAG GTTACAAAGACCAAACGTTTACCTTCCTGTGCACTTGTATGCTCAGCTGGTCCACGATAAGACGGGGTGCCACTTGCTGGAAGCTCAG AACGTGGTTCCAGATCTGAGCTACACAGTTCGCTCCCCGACTCTAGATAACTGGGAAGGCGTTAAGCATCTGAAGGCGGCACTCTGGGCCTTG GGTAACATCGGCTCCTCCAACTGGGGTTTGAACCTGCTCCAGGAGGAAAATGTGATCCCAGACATTGTGGCTCTGGCCCATCACTGCGAGGTCCTGTCCATCCGCGG CACCTGCCTGTACGTCCTGGGCCTCATCTCCAAGACCAAGCAGGGCTGCGAAGTTCTGAAGCAGCAGGGCTGGGATGCGGTGCGGCATAGCCGGCGGCAGCCTTGGCCCGTGGTGCCAGACGAGGTGGAGCGCCAGTCACCCAGCGAGCTGTCCTCGGTGCCCAGCTCGCTCAGCCTGAACTCCGAGTCCACCGGCTCGCGGCACAACAGCGAGAGCGAGTCCACGCAGCCCG GCTTCTACATCCTTGATGATGAAAAGTGTGACTTGCTGGGCCTGCCGGAGGAGCTCCCGCTGTACATGCGCTCCAAGCCCCAGAAGGACCGCGGCCCTTTCACTCTGTTGCCGTCAGGCAGCTCGGTGCGGCGGCGCCTGCTTAGCACTCTCACCCTGCCCAGTAAGAAGCTCCGAGGTACTGGCGATCCCAAGGCTGGCAAGCAGGGGGCTCCACGGCGCAGCCGCACCATCACGGAGCCGTCCGACATCTCTCCTGTCTACAATGGCGGCCGCCTGGCCACTAGCCCGTCCGTCAGCGTGGAGACGTCCTTTCTGGGCTGCCGGGACGATCGGGTGGGCGGGACTGCCATCCTAGAGGTGGAGTCTAAGCTGGGTAGGGGTGGGGCCGAGAGTCACCGGGAACCCGGTAGCCGCGAGCGATTGGCTGGAGAtggctcctcctcctcgtcctcaggagggggcggggcccaGTTCAAGAGCCGCAGCCAGAGTTTCAACACGGACACGACGACCAGCGGCATCAGCTCCATGAGCTCGAGCCCGTCCCGCGAGACAGTGGCCGGCGTGGATTCGTCGGCGGGTGACACAGACTGCGTCAGCCTGGACACGGTGATCAGCGCGCGCACAGTGCGGACGTTGTGCTCGCTTACGCCACAGTCCaaccacctgccactgtccaaGTCTAGTTCGGCATCACTGGTGCCGCCTGGCTCCGCCCACACGCTGCCACGCCGAGCCCAGTCACTCAAGTCACCCTCGGTGTCGGCCATCCGCAGCCTGGCGGACTGCAGCTTTGCATACACCAGCCCGCGGGACGCACTAGGCTATGCCACGCTCAAGCGGCTGCAGCAGCAGCGCATCCACCCGTCGCTGTCGCACAGCGAAGCACTGGCCTCCCCCGCCAAGGACGTGCTCTTCACCGACACCATCACCATGAAGGCCGGCAGCCTGGACTCCAGGCTCACACCCCGCAG gttcctcaaggctctgagCTTCGCCTCTCTGGACAAAGAGGAGCTCCTAAGCCCCATCAGCCAGACCACCCTGCACCGGTCCTGTTCTGTACGCTCTATGGTCTCCAATGCCACCTTTGGGTGCAACGATGACTACATCGGCCTGGCTCTGCCCATGGACGTCAACGACATGTTTCAG GTGAAGGAGACCCCGTACTTTAAGCAGAGCACAAGCCCACCGTCTGAGGACAAGAGTCCCAAATTCTTCTTTGGAGATGCGGACG GTCCCCGGTCAGGCGCCCCCCCTCCACTGCGCCCCCAGATCAGCATCACGGAGCTGGTGAGTGGCAGCCGTGCCGGGCTGGATGAGGAGACGGGCCTGCAGGATCATCGCGACGACAACTGTCTGTACTGCGTGGCCATCCAGGTGCTGGGAGGCTACGCCCACAgccaggccgacaccccccacaACCGCACGG ACTTCCCCGACGTGCCGTACTCTGATTGGTGCAGCCAGCCCATCCATAGCCACCTGGAGGTCACGGCCCAGTCCAAGTTCTCCGGCATCTCCGGCTGCAGCGACATGTCCCAGGGCTCTGGGTGTGGCACGCCCAACGCCCAGCTGGTCTTGG GCGGAAAGCCCATTTCGGAGGACGCGCCAGCCTGCCGCGCCCTGCTGCGGAAGGAGGTGCTTCGGCTGGTGGTGAATCTCAGCTCCTCTGTGGGCACCAAGGGCCATGAGACGGGCTTGCTGAC GATCAAAGAGAAGTTCCCGTACGCCTTCGACGACGTCTGCCTGTACTCGGAGGTGTCCCACCTGCTGGCTCACTGCGTGTTCCGCCTGGCCTCCCGCCGCTTCATCCAGGAGCTCTTCCAGGACGTCCAGTTCACCCCG ATGTATGAGGAAGCTGATGTTGTCCTTAGCAGTCCAAAGCACGCTGCTGCCAACTCGTCGGAATGCTGA